CTTCACAATGTACAACTTGTACATGATCTGGCTGCCGGTGTTTATCAATCAGGGCGCCTGGGAAAAGCTGACGAAGCCGGAGCAGGACGTCATGCTGCGCGCGGGGCTCGAGATGGTCCGGCAGCACATCGCCGGCGCGGCAAACACGCAGGCCGAGCAGCAGCAGCTCCTGGTTCGCAACGGCGTGCACATCACCACGATCGATGACTTCACGCCGTGGAAGCAAATCGTCGCCCCGGCGATCAAGCAGAAGCAGGCCACGTCGGAGGTGGCCCGCCAGCTCCTCGACTTGGCTGCGAAGGCAACCGGCACGCAGTGAGCGTTACGCAGCGCATCGCGCGGCCCGGCGCCAGCCGGGCCGCGGCGTCGGGCGTAAGGATCCGCCCGGCGACCGCGGCGTGCGGCCTGCTGAGCGGCCTGGTGGCGGCCGCCGTCGCCGCCATCCCGGCGCTGGTGCTCCTGGAAGTCGTCGCCCGTGACGCGCTGGGCGTCTCTGTGGCATGGTACCAGGATGCAGTGTCCATCTGCGTTTATATCGTCGCCTTCATGGGCGGCGCGTTGGCGTACCTTCGAGGTGAGCACCTGCGGCTGACGGCGCCTGTGCGGCGGCTGCCGGAGCGCGTACGGGCCGCCGCCGACGGCATCGTGGAGTGGCTGGTCTTCTGCACGGCGCTGGGCATCGCGCTCAGTTCGGTCCGGCTGCTCCAGCTCGGCTGGACCCAGACCATGCAGGTGCTGCCGATTCCCGAGACGTGGGCGCAGCTGCCGCTTCCTCTGGGCCTATTGATCGTTGCCTGCGCGGCGCTTGGCCGCATCGGAAGGCTGCCCCGGCGGCTCGCGCTTCTCACCGGAGCGCCCGTCCTCGGCCTGGGCGCGGCGGTCGCGGCCGTGACCGCGTTGTGGCCGGGGGTCTGGAAGACCGTCGGCATGGCCACGCTCGTGCCGCTGGTGCTGGGCGTGCCGGCGCTGGTCGCGGGCGTGCCGGTCGCGTTTGTCTTCGCCGGGATGGCCCTCTTGTACTTCGTGCTGTCCGGTGCGGCGCCGGTGGTGGCGATGCCGCTGGCGATGCACGACGGGGTCAACAACTTTGTGCTGATCGCGCTCCCGTGCTTTTTTCTGCTCGCGTATCTGATGGACCAGGCCGGACTCGCGGCGCGCCTGGCGGAGGTCGTCGGCGCGTTCCTCGGCCGGATCCGGCACGGCGCCCTCTATACGATCGTGGCGACCATGTACGTGTTCTCGGGACTGTCGGGGTCCAAGAGCGCAGATATCGCGGCGGTCGGGCGGCCGCTGCTGTCCATTTGCGATAAGCGGGGGTACCGGCGGCCGGACAGCGCCGCGGTGCTGGCCGCCTCCGCGGCGATGGGGGAGACGATCCCGCCGAGCATCGCACTGCTCGTCGTCGGCTCGATCACGACGCTGTCGATCGGGGCGCTGTTTTTGGGTGGCCTGATCCCCGCGGCGGTGATGGCGATCGCCCTCGGGCTCATGGTATCGCGGCGTCCGCTGCCGTCCGGTGCGCCGCACCTGGCCGGCGCCTCGGTGACTCCGTGGCGCAGCGCCGCCGCGGTGGCCCCGATCGTCGCCGGCATCGCATTTCTGGTCGGCAGCATCATCACCGGTCTGAGCACCCCGACCGAGGCGTCGGCGCTGGTGGTGTTCTTCCTCGCCGCCCTCGCGGTGAGCGCCTACCGCAGCCTGAGCTGGCGCGGCGCCGTCCGCGCGATCCGGACGACGAGCTCGCTCTGCGGCGCGATCCTATTGCTGGTGGCCTCGGCCAGCGCCGTGTCCAACGCGGTCGCCTTCTCCCACGTGGCCGATCTCGTCGGCGCGCTGGCGTCGATCGGCGGCGGCGCGGCGTGGGTGTTCCTGCTCGTGACCACATTCATTCTGCTCGTCGCCGGAGCCGTGCTGGAAGGACTGCCGGCGCTGTTGTTGTTCGTGCCGTTGTTCATGCCGGTCGCGGAGAAGCTCGGCATCAATCCGCTGCAGTACGGGATCGCGGCGATCATCGCGATGGGCATCGGGGCGCACACGCCGCCCGTGGGCGTCGGCCTGTACACCGCGTGCGTCGTCGGCGAGACCTCGATCGAGGCCGTGGGACAGGCGGTGCTGCCGTATCTGCTGGTCCTCTGCGTCGGATTGCTGGCGGTCGTGCTCGTCCCGGCCCTCTCGCTCTTTTTGCCGCAGATGTTTGGTCTAGCGGTGAGGTAAATCCGGCACGCGCCGGCCGGTGCGCCGGCGGGGCGCCAAAGAAAGGAGATCGACCGGTGAGTGTACTCGTGACGGGGGGAACCGGCGGGATCGGAAGCAGCATTGCGCGGCTGCTGCTGACCAAGGGCAGGCAGGTCGTGGCGTACGATGTGAGTCCCCTGCGCCCGGACAACCGCGTGCTGGACGGTTTCGAAGGGCGTCTGAGCGTGGAGACCGGCAGCGTGACCGACCTGGCGCGGTTGATGGACGTGATGAAGACCCACAAGGTGGGGGGGATCATTCACCTGGCCGGGATGCTGCCGCCGCACGCAAACAATCTTCGGCCGCTCGAGGCGCTGAACGTCAACGTCATGGGCACCGCCAATGTCCTGGAGGCGGCGCGCATTCTCGGGCTTGGGCCAGTGATCGTCGCGAGCGCGGCCGGGGTCATGGGCCGCGCGAAAGATGCGTCGGTGGCGCGCAAAGAGGAAGACGTGACGCTGCCGCTCGCGGGCGTCTATCCGCTGAGCAAGCTGGCCGCCGAGCAGCTAGTGTACACGTACCGGCAGCTGCACAAGGTCAACGCAACCGCGGTGCGCCCGCGCAACGGCTACGGACCCGGCACCGCGTTTCGCGTCCAGCCGCTGTACGAGGTCGTGTACGATGCGGTCGCGGGTAAGGACGTGGTGCGAAAGTCGGGCGGCGGCTCGATCTTCGACTACACCTACGTCAAGGATCTGGCCAGGGGCCTGGTCCAGCTCTACGAGCAAAAATCCCAGCCCCCGCACTACGTGTACAATCTGGCACGCGGCCAGGGCGTGACGATGTCCGACGTGTGCAACGTCATGCGCAAGATCTTCCCGGATCTGCGGATCGAGGTGGGGCCGGGTCCGTGGGAAGGCGTCGTTGAGGGCGGCAAGGAGCTCGAGCTGACAGTGTACCCGGCAGTGATGCCTCTTCAAGATATTTCGAGGGCGCGGGAGGACTTTGGGTTCGAGCCGCAGTGGGACATCGAACGAGGCATCCGGGACTGGGTCCGGTGGCTCAAGACCGGCGAGTACGGCGAGTACTGAACGGCGTCGCGGCGGCCCGCGCCGTGCGCCGCGGATAGGAAGGGGGAGTCGATCGTGGGGCGATGGATTGACATCAGCATGCCGCTGACGGACGGGCTGCGGTCCAATCACTCGCGGCCCGGCGAGGAGTTCCGCATCACCAGCGACATTACGCCCGCTCAGGACCCGGACGGGCGGAAGACGGTGCGCCGCATCAACACGCGCCTGCACGCCGGCACGCATGTCGACGGGCCGGAGCACCTCATCAAGGGCGGCAAGCGGTTGGACGAATTTCCCATCGAGACGTTCGTGGGGCGCGCTCACGTCGCCGATATGATGCACAAGGTGCCCCGGGGCATGATCACCGCGGCCGACCTGGAGGAGGCGGCCGGCGGGGTGCGGGAGGGAGACATCCTAATCGTCCGCACCGGCTGGAACAGCCGGTACACCGAGCCGAATTTCTTCAGCGATTCCCCGGGCTTCCATCCCGACGCAGCCGACTGGACCATCCGCAAGAAGCTGAAGATGGTCGCGATCGATTTTCTGTGCGACCCGATGGACAAAGAGCGCCAAATCGGCGGAGTGGACGCGTTCAAGCGGAAGGTGCTGGGCGCGGGCGTGCTCGTCATGACCAACGCGGACCGCCTCGAGCAGATCACCCGGCGAGAAGTCACCTTCTACGGGTTTCCGCTGCGGGTGCTGCCGTCTGAAGCGGCCCTGACCCGCGCCGTCGTGTGGGAGGAGTAGGCGATGAAGCTGGCCACCTACGTACCGAAGGACATGCAGTCGCCGCACGCCGGGATCGGGGCCGTGGTGGGCGATAAGATTATCGACCTGAACTACGCGTACGCCCGCTGCCTCCGGGACCTCGAGGGCGAGTGGCGCGCGTACGAGCTGGCGTCCGCCCGCATCCCGCGCGACATGGTGGGATTTCTCCAGGGCGGGGTCCGGGCGATCGATGCGGCCCAGCGGACGATCGACTTCGTCCGTGAGCTCCCGCCCGGCGATGCTGCGGGTCTGTTCGGCGAGCGGCTGTCGTACGGTCTCGGCGAGGTCAGGCTGCTGGCCCCGATCCGCCGTCCGGGAAAGATTCTGGCGGCCGGCAAGAACTACATGGACCACGCGAAAGAGAGTGCCGCGGGTGGCAGCGTGGAGATCCAGCCGTTCCCGCGCGGATTTGTCAAAACGTCCGACACCGTGATCGGCCCCGACGAGCCTGTCGTGCTGCCGCATGTCACGGCGCAGCTGGACTACGAGGTCGAGCTGGCCGTGGTGATCGGCAAGGCGGGGCGCTACATCCCCAGGGAGAAGGCCTACGACCACATCGTCGGCTACACGATCCTGAACGACGTCAGCGCCCGGGACATCCAGCTCGCCGAGTCTAAGTACGGCAACCACATGATCGGCAAGAACATGAACACGCTCTGTCCGATGGGGCCGTGGATCGTGCTGAAGGACGAGATCCCCGACCCGATGGACCTCGACCTGCGGTGCTCCATCAACGGCGAAGTGCGCCAACACGGGAATACCTCGAGTCTGATTCACGACATCCCGGCCATGATCGAACGGTGGTCGTGGGGGACGCTTGAGCCGGGGGACGTGATCGCGACGGGCACCCCGGCCGGCGTCGCGCTCGGCGGGAAGTTTCCGTACCTCAACGCGGGTGACCTCATGGAGTGCGCGGTGGAAAAGGTTGGCGAGTTGCGCAACCGCGTGGTGTCCGAAGAATGACGGCGCTGATCACGGGCGTCGGCGCCGTCGGGTCCCACGTCGCGGCGAGGCTGCAGGAGCTCGGCGAGCCGCTGGTGGTCTACGATCTGAATCCGCGCATGGATTTTCTGAAGACGATCTTCGATGTCGAGCGGGCCAAAGTCGTGGTCGGGGACGTCAACGATATGGA
This window of the bacterium genome carries:
- a CDS encoding TRAP transporter large permease subunit, which translates into the protein MSVTQRIARPGASRAAASGVRIRPATAACGLLSGLVAAAVAAIPALVLLEVVARDALGVSVAWYQDAVSICVYIVAFMGGALAYLRGEHLRLTAPVRRLPERVRAAADGIVEWLVFCTALGIALSSVRLLQLGWTQTMQVLPIPETWAQLPLPLGLLIVACAALGRIGRLPRRLALLTGAPVLGLGAAVAAVTALWPGVWKTVGMATLVPLVLGVPALVAGVPVAFVFAGMALLYFVLSGAAPVVAMPLAMHDGVNNFVLIALPCFFLLAYLMDQAGLAARLAEVVGAFLGRIRHGALYTIVATMYVFSGLSGSKSADIAAVGRPLLSICDKRGYRRPDSAAVLAASAAMGETIPPSIALLVVGSITTLSIGALFLGGLIPAAVMAIALGLMVSRRPLPSGAPHLAGASVTPWRSAAAVAPIVAGIAFLVGSIITGLSTPTEASALVVFFLAALAVSAYRSLSWRGAVRAIRTTSSLCGAILLLVASASAVSNAVAFSHVADLVGALASIGGGAAWVFLLVTTFILLVAGAVLEGLPALLLFVPLFMPVAEKLGINPLQYGIAAIIAMGIGAHTPPVGVGLYTACVVGETSIEAVGQAVLPYLLVLCVGLLAVVLVPALSLFLPQMFGLAVR
- a CDS encoding NAD(P)-dependent oxidoreductase, whose protein sequence is MSVLVTGGTGGIGSSIARLLLTKGRQVVAYDVSPLRPDNRVLDGFEGRLSVETGSVTDLARLMDVMKTHKVGGIIHLAGMLPPHANNLRPLEALNVNVMGTANVLEAARILGLGPVIVASAAGVMGRAKDASVARKEEDVTLPLAGVYPLSKLAAEQLVYTYRQLHKVNATAVRPRNGYGPGTAFRVQPLYEVVYDAVAGKDVVRKSGGGSIFDYTYVKDLARGLVQLYEQKSQPPHYVYNLARGQGVTMSDVCNVMRKIFPDLRIEVGPGPWEGVVEGGKELELTVYPAVMPLQDISRAREDFGFEPQWDIERGIRDWVRWLKTGEYGEY
- a CDS encoding cyclase family protein — protein: MGRWIDISMPLTDGLRSNHSRPGEEFRITSDITPAQDPDGRKTVRRINTRLHAGTHVDGPEHLIKGGKRLDEFPIETFVGRAHVADMMHKVPRGMITAADLEEAAGGVREGDILIVRTGWNSRYTEPNFFSDSPGFHPDAADWTIRKKLKMVAIDFLCDPMDKERQIGGVDAFKRKVLGAGVLVMTNADRLEQITRREVTFYGFPLRVLPSEAALTRAVVWEE
- a CDS encoding fumarylacetoacetate hydrolase family protein; amino-acid sequence: MKLATYVPKDMQSPHAGIGAVVGDKIIDLNYAYARCLRDLEGEWRAYELASARIPRDMVGFLQGGVRAIDAAQRTIDFVRELPPGDAAGLFGERLSYGLGEVRLLAPIRRPGKILAAGKNYMDHAKESAAGGSVEIQPFPRGFVKTSDTVIGPDEPVVLPHVTAQLDYEVELAVVIGKAGRYIPREKAYDHIVGYTILNDVSARDIQLAESKYGNHMIGKNMNTLCPMGPWIVLKDEIPDPMDLDLRCSINGEVRQHGNTSSLIHDIPAMIERWSWGTLEPGDVIATGTPAGVALGGKFPYLNAGDLMECAVEKVGELRNRVVSEE